The proteins below come from a single Agrococcus beijingensis genomic window:
- a CDS encoding glycoside hydrolase family 13 protein: protein MLQPHHDGSALHVSTLTPELGDIVTVRLRIPVSNDEPLEVLVRSCPDREPFFNKAVHVGTVGSFHWWEAEIRVANPVHRYRWLVHWQSGQTDWINQEGVHRIETRDDADFALVAHPAPPAWATDAVLYQVFPDRFARSEQAAQHATPEWATAVAWDEPVIGSGPGVSEQLYGGDLAGVEAHLDHLVDLGATVLYLTPVFPGASNHRYNASTFDEVDPLLGGDEALVSLVEAAHARGLKVMGDLTSNHTGDTHDWFLAAAADEQAPERDFYYFHEGGTYASWLGHASLPKLNWNSQELRDRFIEGPDSVVGKWLRPPYSFDGWRIDVANMTGRYEGDDLNAEVRQIIRRTMIDINPDTLLLGESTNDATDDFQGDAWHGAMTYANFTRPVWGWLSVPGSAAFGGLGMARSVIPSYTGVDVHAQHQRFVAGIPWRTRLHNMNALDTHDTPRFATNALPGAVPAALGMAVSLPGIPVVWAGDELGLTGVNGEDSRTPMPWATIESHADTIALHRELLALRAAQPALRGGGMRWLHVGEEVLVWVRETVESSVLCVAARGFYDVVLEEGAVAIDGPPEALFGDGGIAAFGLGGLRLTGSGPSFAAWQLPGIALPTTDGDEERAQRDLLDQNASQDAALAHGEPAAPTLTAAWSKDTLDEE, encoded by the coding sequence GTGCTCCAGCCCCACCACGACGGCTCCGCCCTCCACGTCTCGACCCTGACGCCCGAGCTGGGCGACATCGTCACGGTGCGCCTGCGCATCCCCGTCTCGAACGACGAGCCGCTCGAGGTGCTCGTGCGCTCGTGCCCCGACCGGGAGCCGTTCTTCAACAAGGCGGTGCATGTCGGCACCGTCGGCTCTTTCCACTGGTGGGAGGCCGAGATCCGGGTCGCGAACCCCGTGCACCGGTATCGCTGGCTGGTGCACTGGCAGTCGGGCCAGACCGACTGGATCAACCAGGAGGGCGTGCACCGCATCGAGACCCGCGACGACGCCGACTTCGCGCTCGTCGCGCACCCGGCGCCGCCGGCATGGGCGACGGATGCGGTGCTCTACCAGGTGTTCCCCGACCGGTTCGCGCGCTCAGAGCAGGCGGCGCAGCACGCGACGCCCGAGTGGGCGACGGCCGTCGCCTGGGACGAGCCCGTCATCGGCTCCGGCCCGGGCGTCTCCGAGCAGCTCTACGGCGGCGACCTGGCGGGCGTCGAGGCGCACCTCGACCACCTGGTCGACCTGGGCGCGACGGTGCTCTACCTGACCCCCGTCTTCCCGGGGGCGTCGAACCACCGGTACAACGCATCCACCTTCGACGAGGTCGATCCGCTGCTCGGCGGCGACGAGGCGCTCGTCTCGCTCGTCGAGGCGGCCCACGCGCGCGGGCTCAAGGTGATGGGCGACCTCACCAGCAACCACACCGGCGACACCCACGACTGGTTCCTGGCCGCTGCGGCCGACGAGCAGGCGCCCGAGCGCGACTTCTACTACTTCCACGAGGGCGGCACCTACGCCTCGTGGCTCGGCCACGCGTCACTGCCGAAGCTCAACTGGAACTCGCAGGAGCTGCGCGACCGCTTCATCGAGGGCCCCGACTCGGTGGTCGGCAAGTGGCTGCGCCCGCCCTACTCCTTCGACGGCTGGCGCATCGACGTCGCCAACATGACGGGCCGCTACGAGGGCGATGACCTGAACGCCGAGGTACGGCAGATCATCCGGCGCACGATGATCGACATCAACCCCGACACGCTGCTGCTGGGCGAGTCGACCAACGACGCGACCGACGACTTCCAGGGCGACGCCTGGCACGGCGCGATGACGTACGCCAACTTCACGCGCCCTGTCTGGGGCTGGCTGTCGGTGCCGGGCTCGGCCGCGTTCGGCGGTCTCGGCATGGCGCGCTCGGTGATCCCCTCGTACACGGGGGTCGACGTGCACGCGCAGCACCAGCGCTTCGTGGCGGGCATCCCGTGGCGCACGCGGCTGCACAACATGAACGCGCTCGACACGCACGACACCCCCCGGTTCGCGACCAACGCGCTGCCGGGCGCCGTGCCGGCGGCGCTCGGCATGGCGGTCTCGCTGCCGGGCATCCCGGTGGTCTGGGCCGGCGACGAGCTGGGGCTCACGGGCGTCAACGGCGAGGACTCCCGCACGCCAATGCCGTGGGCGACCATCGAGAGCCACGCCGACACGATCGCGCTGCACCGCGAGCTGCTCGCGCTGCGGGCCGCTCAGCCCGCCCTGCGGGGCGGGGGGATGCGGTGGCTGCACGTGGGCGAGGAGGTGCTGGTCTGGGTGCGCGAGACGGTCGAGTCGAGCGTGCTGTGCGTCGCCGCGCGCGGCTTCTACGACGTGGTGCTCGAGGAGGGCGCGGTCGCCATCGACGGGCCGCCCGAGGCGCTCTTCGGCGACGGTGGCATCGCGGCGTTCGGCCTGGGCGGCCTGCGGCTGACCGGCTCGGGGCCGTCGTTCGCGGCATGGCAGCTGCCCGGCATCGCTCTGCCGACGACCGACGGCGACGAGGAGCGGGCGCAGCGCGACCTGCTCGACCAGAACGCGTCGCAGGATGCCGCGCTCGCGCACGGCGAGCCGGCCGCCCCGACGCTGACGGCCGCCTGGAGCAAGGACACGCTCGACGAGGAATGA
- a CDS encoding homocysteine S-methyltransferase family protein, translating to MSTVARRSTAVNMTTKPSTHHHVVPNRTTSAWPSAAHPYVTDGGLETDLIFNHGVQLREFAAYPLLRTERGRAMLDAYYDGYAEIARRHSTGLLLETPTWRASADWGARLGDDRRTLYDVNVQAVRHLHGLRERYADLPEVLISGAIGPRNDAYADMPEIDPDEARIYHEPQIGALAEGGVDLVTAFTLSDPGEAIGIANAAFFHGLPAVIGFTVETDGRLRSGLTLREAIETVDAETDTVQYMINCAHPQHVQHAIDDGAWRERVVSVRYNASTKSHAELDDATSIDAGDIDELRRGHDALRAQLPGLAVVGGCCGTDSRHVAALWEERTPA from the coding sequence ATGTCCACCGTCGCGCGTCGCAGCACCGCCGTCAACATGACGACGAAGCCATCGACGCATCACCACGTCGTGCCCAACCGCACGACCAGCGCCTGGCCCTCCGCAGCGCATCCGTATGTCACCGACGGCGGCCTCGAGACCGACCTGATCTTCAACCACGGCGTGCAGCTGCGGGAGTTCGCCGCCTACCCGCTGCTGCGCACCGAGCGCGGCCGGGCCATGCTCGACGCGTACTACGACGGCTACGCCGAGATCGCCCGCCGACACAGCACCGGCCTGCTGCTCGAGACGCCCACCTGGCGCGCGAGCGCCGACTGGGGAGCCCGGCTCGGCGACGACCGGCGCACGCTCTACGACGTCAACGTGCAGGCCGTGCGACACCTGCACGGGCTGCGCGAGCGCTACGCCGACCTGCCGGAGGTGCTCATCAGCGGTGCGATCGGGCCGCGCAACGACGCGTACGCCGACATGCCCGAGATCGACCCGGATGAGGCCCGCATCTACCACGAGCCGCAGATCGGGGCGCTGGCCGAGGGCGGCGTCGATCTCGTCACCGCCTTCACGCTCTCCGACCCGGGCGAGGCGATCGGCATCGCCAACGCCGCGTTCTTCCACGGCCTGCCGGCGGTGATCGGCTTCACCGTCGAGACCGACGGGCGGCTCCGCAGCGGCCTGACCCTGCGTGAGGCGATCGAGACGGTGGACGCCGAGACCGACACCGTCCAGTACATGATCAACTGCGCGCATCCGCAGCACGTGCAGCACGCCATCGACGACGGCGCCTGGCGCGAGCGGGTGGTGAGCGTGCGCTACAACGCCTCGACGAAGAGCCACGCAGAGCTCGACGACGCGACGAGCATCGACGCCGGCGACATCGACGAGCTGCGGCGCGGCCACGACGCCCTGCGCGCACAGCTGCCGGGCCTCGCGGTCGTCGGCGGATGCTGCGGCACCGACAGCCGGCACGTCGCCGCGCTGTGGGAGGAGCGCACGCCTGCCTAG